The following nucleotide sequence is from Treponema sp. J25.
ATACCAGCACCAATCACCAACACATCCACATGAAGCGACATCGTTTATCCTTCCGTTAATTCTATCATGCGAGAAAGGGCTGCCTTCGCCTGAGTTTTTGCAAGGGGAGGCACCGAAACCACAGAGAGTACAGTTCCCGGCGCTCCATTTTCGTAGTCCAGAATAAGACGAAGGGCTTTCAGCACTTCTTCAAGACCTATGCGCGCCATGTTAGGGCATAGGGATTCCCGCAGGGGAACAATCTTTTTTTCAGGGAATTCCGCTGCCGCTCGATACACAAAATTAAGCTCCGTACCAATAGCCCAGCAAGAGCCAGCCGGCGCCGCCCGTAGCATTCGGTACAACCATTCGGTAGAACCGGCGCCATCGCTGGCCGCAACCACCTCAGGGTCACATTCAGGATGTACCAGTACCTTTATATCAGAATAACAAGCCCGCACTCGTTCTACATCTGCCACCGTAAACGCCTTATGAACATGGCAATAACCATCCCACAGGAAAAGCACTCCATCCGCAGGTGGAAACATGCTTGCGACGACTCCCCCACTCAGGGAACTTACATTCCCCTGTTGATCGATTTTAAAAATTTTTTCAAGAGAAAGACCAAGGCGGCGGGCCGTATTAATACCCAGATTAAAATCGGGAGAAAAAAACACCGGTTCTTTACCTTCCATATAATGTGAAAGAATTTTTTCTGCATTACTGGAAGTGCAAATCGCCCCTCCCCTTTCGCCGGTGAGAGCCTTTACCTCTGCGTAGGAATTCATATACGTAAGAGGAACTACAGGACGGCCCACTACACCATCAAGCTGTTCCAGGGCTTTCAGCATGAGGGGAAGATTGATCATATCCGCCATGGGACAGCCCGCCCGAAGATCGGGGCTTATCACCATCTGGTTTTCCCGAGCCAGGATTGCGGCACTTTCGGCCATAAAACGGACACCACAAAGGAGGATATACCGGGCCGAGGTTTTTGCAGACTCCACCGCAAGCCGATAGGAATCCCCAATACAATCACTTATAGCAACAACCTCACCCCGCTGGTAATGATGGGCCGCAATAAAAAGTTTGTCCCCTAAGGCTTTTTTGATAGAGCGGATTTCCTCTTCTATCCCATGAATTGTGGAAGTGATATTCATGTGTTTCCCTTTGTATAATATTCAGTTCCCTTATTGCCCACTGCTCTACTTCCTCCTGGAACAGCCCCATCAAAGCCCCATTAGGATCGTCCTTTTTCATGCTTTAACGAAAAATCAAAGGCCCGGACGCTGTGGGTCAATTCTCCAAAGGAAATATAGGTAAGGCCCGTCCCCGCCAGTTGGGCAAGCCGTTCTTCGTTCATATTACCCGAAGCTTCGGTTTCTATTCGTCCACCTATAATTTCAAGGGCTTGGCGGATTTTCTCATTATCCATGTTATCCAGCATGATCCGATCCACCCCGAGGGCCAGGGCTTCCTGTACATCCGCCAGGGTCCGGGTTTCGACTTCTATTTTGAAACGGCGCCCCCACTTTTTACGGACCCGTTCCACCGCGGCGGTAATTCCCCCTGCCGCATCGATATGGTTATCCTTGAGCAGTACCATATCGTACAGTCCTATCCGATGATTGGCAGCCCCACCGGTGGCCACCGCATATTTTTGGAGCATCCGAAAACCCGGCAGGGTTTTGCGGGTGTCAAGAATTTGAACCGGCCGGGATCCCCCATACTGGCGGGAAATGCTTACTAACTGGTGAGCTCGGGTGGCCACCCCTGAAAGATGGCAAATAAAATTGAGGGCCGTCCGTTCTCCCATCAAAATAGATTTTACCGATCCCCGTACCTGGGCCACTATATTCTGAGGTTCTAGAACAGCCCCATCGTCATAGAACCACTTTATGGTTATCCTGCGATCAATCTGACGAAAAACTTCTTCAAACACCGCATTACCACAAAGAACCCCTTTGTCTTTTGCTATGAGTCGAAAGGTTCCCTTTTCTTTCCCTGTAAAAACAGCGATGGTCGAAACATCCCCTGCTTTTCCCAGGTCTTCTTTCAGGGCCTCGCGCACAAGACGAACATAGTATGCTTTTTTAAGTTCCATGGGCGTACTATATCAGAACTAGAGGAGCTTAGTAAATGTGTGGCGAGAATGTTTCCTCTTCGCATTGTTCCCAGCCCGCATGGTGTTTTTGATATTCCCCGGGAGATAGTCCTACCGCTTCCTTAAAGGTTTTCATAAAGTATTTTACATCCCCAAAACCAGAGCGCTCGGCGACCTCATACACCCGGTAACAGCCTTTTTTTAAAAGTTCTCTAGCATGGGAAAGACGTAAATTTTTTAGGTACTCATTAAAATTAACTCCCATGACTTGTTTAAACACTTCAGAAAAATAGGTATAGTTTACTGAAACGTGATTTGCCACCACCGTCATATTAATGGGCTCAGTAAAATGACGGTGAATATATAAGAGGGCTTCCTGGATAAACGGATAGGGATGTCTTCTTTCCGCAAGTTGCATATCCAAATACAGGAGTAAATCCTGCCAGTCCTTTTTGTATTCTTCAAACGTATAATAGTTAAAAACTTCTTGAAGACAAAGATATTTAGCATAGAGATAGGGGTCCTGATAGAGGGTTTGTTTAAAGGGGTCTCCCACCCGGTCATGTAAAAGTTTATGCAGACCCCATAACCATACCCCCTTCTTTTCGTCCCCTTGCGTCAGAGGGGGGGCAAAAATCCGTTGAATTTCCCGAAGCAAAGAAACCGTATCGCCACTTCCTATCTGATACACAAGGCGCTCAAAACTTTCAGAAAGTTTTCTTTCCCCTTGTTCATATAACGATACGGCGGGCTCTCCTCTCTCTAAAGAACGGTCATCCATATCCTCAGAACCCGAAAATTCATGGTGATACACAACCACGGGCTCACTACTGAGATAGGTGGCCAGGCATGCGATGCGGGCTTCTTCTAAAGCCCGGGAAGCGGTAGTAAGATAGGTATATACGTTTCCATACCCAACCTGCAGGGAATATCTGGCAAGGATGTTCTTTACTTTCTCCCAATCCTGTTCATAGATAAGGCAAAAAAGGGCATATCGTTTTTCTTCTATTATGTATACTAACTTCTTTAAATCTTCCAGCGACTCTACCTGTTCTCTTTCGTTAAAACGGATTCCCGCTATTCGATAGGGTCTAGCCAGCTGGGGAGACCGCCCCTGTAAGGGGGACTTCACCCGATTCCAGTATGCAAAATGCTGCAGGTTCTGTTCCAGCATCA
It contains:
- the nadC gene encoding carboxylating nicotinate-nucleotide diphosphorylase; its protein translation is MELKKAYYVRLVREALKEDLGKAGDVSTIAVFTGKEKGTFRLIAKDKGVLCGNAVFEEVFRQIDRRITIKWFYDDGAVLEPQNIVAQVRGSVKSILMGERTALNFICHLSGVATRAHQLVSISRQYGGSRPVQILDTRKTLPGFRMLQKYAVATGGAANHRIGLYDMVLLKDNHIDAAGGITAAVERVRKKWGRRFKIEVETRTLADVQEALALGVDRIMLDNMDNEKIRQALEIIGGRIETEASGNMNEERLAQLAGTGLTYISFGELTHSVRAFDFSLKHEKGRS
- the nadA gene encoding quinolinate synthase NadA — its product is MNITSTIHGIEEEIRSIKKALGDKLFIAAHHYQRGEVVAISDCIGDSYRLAVESAKTSARYILLCGVRFMAESAAILARENQMVISPDLRAGCPMADMINLPLMLKALEQLDGVVGRPVVPLTYMNSYAEVKALTGERGGAICTSSNAEKILSHYMEGKEPVFFSPDFNLGINTARRLGLSLEKIFKIDQQGNVSSLSGGVVASMFPPADGVLFLWDGYCHVHKAFTVADVERVRACYSDIKVLVHPECDPEVVAASDGAGSTEWLYRMLRAAPAGSCWAIGTELNFVYRAAAEFPEKKIVPLRESLCPNMARIGLEEVLKALRLILDYENGAPGTVLSVVSVPPLAKTQAKAALSRMIELTEG
- a CDS encoding response regulator, with the protein product MRVLLVDDEKPIRAGLAKIIREHFDATMEVLEASHGEAAREVLEKEPVDVVITDIKMPRMDGVALLEYIKGHPEHERPAIIVLSGYDDFAYARSAINAGASAYLLKPVDKQELIQTIERALEKIHHRKKLMLEQNLQHFAYWNRVKSPLQGRSPQLARPYRIAGIRFNEREQVESLEDLKKLVYIIEEKRYALFCLIYEQDWEKVKNILARYSLQVGYGNVYTYLTTASRALEEARIACLATYLSSEPVVVYHHEFSGSEDMDDRSLERGEPAVSLYEQGERKLSESFERLVYQIGSGDTVSLLREIQRIFAPPLTQGDEKKGVWLWGLHKLLHDRVGDPFKQTLYQDPYLYAKYLCLQEVFNYYTFEEYKKDWQDLLLYLDMQLAERRHPYPFIQEALLYIHRHFTEPINMTVVANHVSVNYTYFSEVFKQVMGVNFNEYLKNLRLSHARELLKKGCYRVYEVAERSGFGDVKYFMKTFKEAVGLSPGEYQKHHAGWEQCEEETFSPHIY